A stretch of Procambarus clarkii isolate CNS0578487 chromosome 20, FALCON_Pclarkii_2.0, whole genome shotgun sequence DNA encodes these proteins:
- the Noa36 gene encoding zinc finger protein 330 homolog isoform X1, which translates to MPKKKTGQRKKAEKQKARQKELRKGRANRSLADLPCNSMMECDRCERRQKNRAFCYFCQSVQRLPQCAHCGKVKCMLKTGDCVVKHPGTYTTGLGMVGAICDFCEAWICHGRKCLQTHPCTCPLVDATCIECERDVWSHGGRIFRCHYCQNFLCDDDQFEHQASCQVLEQESYKCLSCNRHGQYSCLRCKTCYCEEHVRRKGFKYDNKQKIPCPKCGYDTEETKELSMSTRTHKFGRQQLGDGPDDDYEEGAVGYGNSYDDYDDDYDDDDDDDDEEGDEDDSEEEEEEVEEEKSK; encoded by the exons ATGCCGAAGAAAAAGACAGGCCAAAGAAAGAAGGCTGAAAAGCAAAAGGCCCGACAGAAAGAGTTGAGAAAGGGTCGCGCCAATCGTTCTCTGGCTGATCTTCCTTGTAACTCAATGATG GAATGTGATAGATGTGAAAGGCGTCAAAAGAACCGCGCATTTTGCTACTTTTGTCAGTCTGTCCAGCGCTTACCACAATGTGCACATTGTGGTAAAGTGAAGTGCATGCTCAAAACAGGAGACTGTGTAGTGAAACACCCTGGTACATACACCACAGGCCTTGGAATGGTG GGAGCTATCTGTGACTTCTGCGAGGCGTGGATATGTCATGGACGCAAGTGTCTCCAGACCCATCCCTGCACGTGTCCACTTGTCGATGCCACGTGTATAGAATGTGAACGAGAT GTTTGGAGTCATGGTGGCCGAATCTTCCGTTGTCATTACTGTCAGAATTTCTTGTGTGATGATGACCAGTTTGAGCACCAAGCTTCGTGCCAAGTATTAGAGCAAGAATCCTATAAAT GCTTGTCTTGCAATCGTCATGGACAGTACTCGTGTCTTCGGTGCAAGACTTGTTATTGTGAAGAACATGTGCGGAGGAAAGGCTTCAAGTATGATAACAAGCAGAAGATTCCCTGTCCCAAATGTGGTTATGATACTGAGGAAACTAAGGAACTCAGCATGTCAA CTCGCACCCACAAGTTTGGGCGGCAACAACTGGGAGACGGTCCTGATGATGACTATGAAGAAGGTGCAGTAGGATACGGCAATAGCTATGATGACTATGATGATgactatgatgatgatgatgatgatgacgatgaagAAGGTGATGAGGATGactctgaggaggaggaggaagaagttgAAGAGGAGAAAAGCAAATGA
- the Noa36 gene encoding zinc finger protein 330 homolog isoform X2 produces MEQQRLDIEETQYICIDGDSQVREMDRTFCVKERKRGMLMCFPGGAICDFCEAWICHGRKCLQTHPCTCPLVDATCIECERDVWSHGGRIFRCHYCQNFLCDDDQFEHQASCQVLEQESYKCLSCNRHGQYSCLRCKTCYCEEHVRRKGFKYDNKQKIPCPKCGYDTEETKELSMSTRTHKFGRQQLGDGPDDDYEEGAVGYGNSYDDYDDDYDDDDDDDDEEGDEDDSEEEEEEVEEEKSK; encoded by the exons ATGGAACAACAAAGGTTGGACATTGAAGAGACTCAATACATCTGCATTGATGGAGACTCCCAAGTTAGGGAGATGGATAGGACGTTCTGTGTAAAGGAAAGGAAGAGGGGGATGTTGATGTGCTTTCCAGGA GGAGCTATCTGTGACTTCTGCGAGGCGTGGATATGTCATGGACGCAAGTGTCTCCAGACCCATCCCTGCACGTGTCCACTTGTCGATGCCACGTGTATAGAATGTGAACGAGAT GTTTGGAGTCATGGTGGCCGAATCTTCCGTTGTCATTACTGTCAGAATTTCTTGTGTGATGATGACCAGTTTGAGCACCAAGCTTCGTGCCAAGTATTAGAGCAAGAATCCTATAAAT GCTTGTCTTGCAATCGTCATGGACAGTACTCGTGTCTTCGGTGCAAGACTTGTTATTGTGAAGAACATGTGCGGAGGAAAGGCTTCAAGTATGATAACAAGCAGAAGATTCCCTGTCCCAAATGTGGTTATGATACTGAGGAAACTAAGGAACTCAGCATGTCAA CTCGCACCCACAAGTTTGGGCGGCAACAACTGGGAGACGGTCCTGATGATGACTATGAAGAAGGTGCAGTAGGATACGGCAATAGCTATGATGACTATGATGATgactatgatgatgatgatgatgatgacgatgaagAAGGTGATGAGGATGactctgaggaggaggaggaagaagttgAAGAGGAGAAAAGCAAATGA